In one Achromobacter spanius genomic region, the following are encoded:
- a CDS encoding replication-associated recombination protein A: protein MSNDLFAADPAHRPYVPLAERLRPRSLSDVVGQSHLLGPDKPLRVAFESGRPHSMIFWGPPGVGKTTLARLMADGFDAQFIAISAVLGGVKDIREAVTVAQVAQGQGRRTILFVDEVHRFNKAQQDAFLPYVESGLFTFIGATTENPSFEVNSALLSRARVYVLQSLSPEELQQLVDRAVHALNEGLDDGEAIRIEPDAREQLAAWADGDARRLISAVEVVAESAQSAGRDTVDAAWLEISLSQNLRRFDKGGDAFYDQISALHKSVRGSNPDAALYWFCRMIDGGADPKYLSRRLVRMAVEDIGLADPRATDLAVNGADIYERLGSPEGELALAQAVVYMACAAKSNAVYNAYNQARQFAAEHGSAPVPIHLRNAPTKLMKQLGHGKAYRYAHDEPHGYAAGEQYFPDGLKPSFYRPTDRGLEAKIQQKLAFLRELDAQERAKNR, encoded by the coding sequence ATGAGCAACGATCTCTTCGCGGCCGATCCTGCGCATCGGCCCTATGTGCCCCTGGCCGAGCGCCTGCGCCCGCGTTCCTTGTCCGATGTGGTCGGGCAGTCGCACCTGCTGGGTCCTGACAAGCCGCTGCGCGTGGCGTTTGAGTCCGGCCGTCCGCATTCCATGATTTTCTGGGGGCCGCCGGGCGTGGGCAAGACCACGCTGGCGCGCCTGATGGCTGATGGCTTCGATGCGCAGTTCATTGCCATTTCGGCGGTGCTGGGCGGCGTCAAGGACATCCGCGAAGCCGTCACGGTGGCGCAGGTGGCGCAAGGTCAGGGCCGCCGCACCATTCTGTTCGTGGACGAGGTGCATCGCTTCAACAAGGCGCAGCAGGATGCTTTTCTGCCCTACGTCGAAAGCGGGCTGTTCACCTTCATCGGCGCCACCACCGAAAACCCGTCCTTCGAAGTCAATTCGGCGCTGTTGTCGCGGGCGCGGGTGTACGTGCTGCAATCGCTATCGCCCGAGGAATTGCAGCAACTGGTCGACCGCGCGGTACATGCGCTGAACGAAGGGCTGGATGACGGCGAAGCCATTCGCATCGAGCCCGACGCGCGCGAGCAATTGGCCGCCTGGGCCGACGGCGACGCGCGGCGCTTGATCAGCGCGGTGGAAGTCGTGGCGGAATCCGCGCAGTCGGCGGGCCGCGACACCGTGGATGCGGCTTGGCTGGAAATATCGCTGTCGCAGAACCTGCGCCGTTTCGACAAGGGCGGCGACGCTTTCTACGACCAGATCAGCGCCCTGCACAAATCGGTGCGCGGCTCCAATCCCGACGCCGCGCTGTATTGGTTCTGCCGCATGATCGACGGCGGGGCCGATCCCAAATACCTGTCGCGCCGCCTGGTTCGCATGGCGGTGGAAGACATCGGCCTGGCCGACCCGCGCGCCACCGACCTGGCCGTGAACGGCGCCGACATCTATGAGCGCCTGGGTTCGCCCGAAGGCGAGCTCGCCCTGGCGCAAGCGGTGGTCTACATGGCGTGTGCCGCCAAGTCCAACGCCGTCTACAACGCCTACAACCAGGCGCGCCAGTTCGCGGCTGAACACGGCAGCGCGCCGGTGCCCATCCACCTGCGCAACGCGCCCACCAAATTGATGAAGCAGTTGGGCCATGGCAAGGCCTACCGCTATGCTCACGACGAGCCGCACGGCTACGCCGCTGGCGAACAATATTTCCCTGATGGACTCAAGCCTTCCTTCTATCGGCCGACCGATCGCGGCCTGGAGGCTAAAATCCAGCAAAAGTTGGCATTCCTGCGCGAGCTGGACGCACAGGAACGCGCCAAGAACCGGTAA
- a CDS encoding ABC transporter substrate-binding protein: MNFRPSRRGSGLTSLLAAGAIGLTALTSPALSATPVKGGTISVATIGEPPTLDPMSSTADLVGILTQHFFETLYTFDAKWNLTPLLAEKMPDVTPDGLVYTIPLRQGITFHDGSKMDSSDVLASLKRWTETATRGKGAAKVISSIEAPDANTIRITLKQPYAPLTALLALNNAAAVIMPKSKIAPVLTEFVGTGPYQLKARMPDQYIQLVRFDGYKQREGEPDGYGGARKQYLDEIRFVPVSNANTRSEAAAAGQFDYVDSLPVEALEKLKGGRSDPVMLKPFGWPRLVLNTKQGIMSNLAVRQAVQLALNEEDMLYAAFGNKDFYKLNGDLYPEGYPWATSLGGKVYNKADSAAAKKLLDGANVADKKIRILTSQQYEFHYKMALVAAEYLKAAGFTVDMQVVDWATLTQRRQDPAVWDIFITHSVFLPEPALIDFPSKDAPGWWDTPRRAQVMDAFNQARTQEERIKRWADVQQAVYDEVPFVKVGDFNAQSARSPSLQGTYPAPWPFFWNAWKSPK; encoded by the coding sequence ATGAACTTCCGACCCTCCCGGCGAGGCAGTGGGCTGACCAGCCTGCTCGCGGCCGGCGCTATTGGCTTGACCGCATTGACCTCCCCCGCCCTGAGTGCCACGCCGGTCAAGGGGGGCACGATATCCGTCGCCACCATCGGTGAACCCCCCACGCTGGACCCGATGAGCAGCACCGCCGACCTGGTGGGCATCCTGACGCAGCATTTCTTTGAAACGCTCTACACCTTCGACGCCAAGTGGAACCTGACGCCGCTGCTGGCCGAGAAGATGCCGGACGTCACCCCCGACGGCCTGGTCTACACGATTCCGCTGCGCCAGGGCATCACCTTCCATGATGGTTCGAAGATGGATTCGTCGGACGTGCTGGCGTCCCTGAAGCGCTGGACCGAAACCGCCACGCGCGGCAAGGGCGCGGCCAAGGTCATCAGCAGCATTGAAGCGCCTGACGCCAACACCATCCGCATCACGCTGAAGCAACCCTATGCGCCGCTGACCGCCCTGCTGGCCCTGAACAACGCCGCGGCCGTCATCATGCCCAAGAGCAAGATCGCGCCGGTGCTGACCGAATTCGTCGGCACGGGGCCTTACCAGTTGAAGGCCCGCATGCCGGACCAATACATCCAGCTGGTGCGCTTCGACGGCTACAAGCAACGCGAGGGCGAGCCCGATGGTTATGGCGGCGCGCGCAAGCAGTACCTGGACGAAATCCGCTTCGTGCCGGTCAGCAACGCCAACACCCGTTCCGAAGCCGCTGCCGCCGGCCAGTTCGACTACGTCGATTCGCTGCCCGTGGAAGCGCTGGAAAAGCTCAAGGGGGGCCGTTCTGATCCGGTGATGTTGAAGCCCTTCGGCTGGCCGCGTCTGGTGCTCAACACCAAGCAAGGCATCATGTCCAACCTGGCCGTGCGCCAGGCCGTGCAGTTGGCGCTGAACGAAGAAGACATGCTGTACGCCGCCTTCGGCAACAAGGACTTCTACAAGCTGAACGGCGATCTGTATCCGGAAGGCTATCCGTGGGCCACGTCGCTGGGCGGCAAGGTCTATAACAAGGCCGACTCCGCCGCTGCCAAGAAGCTGCTGGACGGCGCCAATGTCGCCGACAAAAAGATCCGCATCCTGACCAGCCAGCAGTACGAATTCCATTACAAGATGGCGCTGGTGGCCGCGGAATACCTGAAGGCCGCCGGCTTCACGGTGGACATGCAGGTGGTGGACTGGGCCACGCTGACGCAGCGCCGCCAAGACCCCGCCGTGTGGGACATCTTCATCACCCACAGCGTGTTCCTGCCGGAACCCGCGCTGATCGACTTCCCGTCGAAAGATGCGCCGGGCTGGTGGGACACCCCGCGCCGCGCTCAAGTCATGGACGCTTTCAACCAGGCCCGCACGCAGGAAGAACGCATCAAGCGCTGGGCCGACGTGCAGCAAGCCGTGTATGACGAGGTGCCGTTCGTGAAGGTCGGTGACTTCAACGCCCAGTCCGCACGCTCGCCGTCGCTGCAAGGCACGTACCCCGCCCCCTGGCCGTTCTTCTGGAACGCCTGGAAAAGCCCCAAGTAG
- the serS gene encoding serine--tRNA ligase has protein sequence MLDPILLRKDLQTVVDRLKSRGVSFDTERFNDLESRRKAVQTETESLQARRNALAKQIGQLKAKGEDASAVMAESQAVPVRLKQLEEELAALQAPLNDLLMSVPNLPHPSVPLGESADDNVEVRRWLPGEAGADGNPPALAFEARDHVAIGEPLGLDFDMAAKLSGARFSFMRGPIARLHRALSQFMLDLQTGMHGYTECYTPYIVNASTLYGTGQLPKFKDDMFAVSKGGGDDDPKVDAAGNPYVREDQYLISTSEITLTSVARDTIQAAADLPLKLTAHTPCFRSEAGSGGRDTRGMIRQHQFDKVEMVQITQPDQSYEALEDMVGHAERVLQLLGLPYRVMLLCTGDMGFGSAKTYDLEVWLPAQNTWREISSVSNCETFQARRMQARFRNAQGKPEFVHTLNGSGLAVGRALVAVLENHQQPDGSVLVPEALQPYMGGLTVLKP, from the coding sequence ATGCTAGACCCGATACTGCTGCGCAAAGACCTGCAAACCGTCGTCGACCGCCTCAAGAGCCGTGGCGTGTCCTTCGACACGGAACGGTTCAACGACCTGGAGTCTCGCCGCAAGGCCGTCCAGACCGAAACCGAGTCCCTGCAAGCCCGCCGCAACGCGCTGGCCAAGCAGATCGGTCAGTTGAAGGCCAAGGGTGAAGACGCCAGCGCCGTCATGGCGGAATCGCAGGCGGTGCCTGTCCGCCTGAAGCAGTTGGAAGAAGAGCTGGCCGCCTTGCAGGCGCCGCTTAACGACCTGCTGATGTCGGTGCCGAACTTGCCGCACCCCAGTGTGCCTCTGGGCGAATCCGCCGACGACAACGTCGAGGTCCGTCGCTGGCTGCCGGGCGAAGCGGGTGCCGACGGCAACCCGCCCGCGCTGGCGTTCGAGGCGCGTGACCACGTCGCCATCGGCGAACCGCTGGGCCTGGATTTCGACATGGCCGCCAAGCTGTCGGGCGCGCGCTTCTCGTTCATGCGCGGCCCCATCGCCCGCCTGCACCGCGCGCTGTCTCAGTTCATGCTGGACCTGCAAACGGGTATGCACGGCTACACCGAGTGCTATACGCCTTACATCGTCAACGCATCCACCTTGTATGGAACGGGCCAGTTGCCCAAGTTCAAGGACGACATGTTCGCCGTGTCCAAGGGCGGTGGCGATGACGACCCCAAGGTTGATGCCGCGGGCAACCCTTACGTGCGTGAAGACCAATACCTGATCTCCACGTCGGAAATCACGCTGACCAGCGTGGCGCGCGACACCATCCAGGCCGCCGCCGACCTGCCGCTGAAGCTCACCGCGCATACGCCGTGCTTCCGTTCCGAAGCCGGCAGCGGCGGCCGCGACACTCGCGGCATGATCCGCCAGCATCAGTTCGACAAGGTCGAAATGGTGCAGATCACGCAGCCGGACCAGTCCTACGAAGCGTTGGAAGACATGGTCGGCCATGCCGAGCGCGTCCTGCAATTGCTGGGCCTGCCGTACCGCGTCATGCTGCTGTGCACCGGCGACATGGGTTTTGGCTCGGCCAAGACCTATGACCTGGAAGTGTGGCTGCCTGCGCAAAATACCTGGCGCGAAATTTCGTCGGTGTCCAATTGCGAAACTTTCCAGGCCCGTCGCATGCAGGCGCGTTTCCGTAATGCTCAAGGTAAACCGGAATTCGTCCACACGCTGAATGGTTCGGGTTTGGCCGTGGGTCGGGCGTTGGTCGCCGTGCTGGAAAATCATCAGCAGCCTGACGGCAGCGTATTGGTTCCCGAGGCGTTGCAGCCTTATATGGGCGGTTTGACGGTGCTGAAACCCTGA
- a CDS encoding LysR family transcriptional regulator, with amino-acid sequence MDSRFLQTYVHVVELGSIAQAARHQGLTPATVQQRLRALEGDVGSALIARSGRTVKPTPAGIRILERARHILRDVRDLRSAASDTELPAGPLRLGATPTALTGIMPPVLRTWVARHPHIEIYIEPAPTTLLYSKVLSGELDGALLVHPLFALPKTCDWRDLRHEPLVLVTPADMKVRDPLAVIAREPYIRYDRSVVGGKMADDYLRTHNLRPHVRFELDGIDSIAKLVAEGLGVAVLPDWAVMGEPTARVKRWPLPVPCPVRTVGAIWQRAGVRSELMRAFVALTESQLGLTRDQA; translated from the coding sequence ATGTGGTGGAGCTGGGCTCCATCGCCCAGGCCGCGCGCCATCAGGGCTTGACCCCCGCCACCGTGCAGCAGCGACTGCGCGCGCTGGAGGGCGACGTGGGCAGCGCCCTGATCGCCCGGTCTGGCCGCACGGTCAAGCCCACGCCTGCCGGCATCCGCATTCTTGAGCGCGCCCGCCATATCCTGCGAGATGTGCGCGACCTGCGCTCGGCGGCCAGCGACACCGAGCTTCCGGCCGGCCCCTTGCGCCTGGGCGCCACGCCCACCGCGCTGACCGGCATCATGCCGCCCGTGCTGCGCACCTGGGTGGCCCGCCATCCTCATATCGAGATCTACATCGAGCCCGCGCCCACCACCCTGCTCTACAGCAAGGTGCTGTCGGGCGAGCTGGATGGCGCGCTGCTGGTGCACCCGCTGTTTGCATTACCCAAGACCTGCGACTGGCGCGACCTGCGCCACGAACCTCTGGTGCTGGTGACGCCCGCCGACATGAAAGTGCGCGACCCGCTGGCCGTCATCGCGCGCGAGCCCTATATCCGCTATGACCGCAGCGTGGTGGGCGGCAAAATGGCCGATGACTACTTGCGCACGCACAACCTGCGGCCACACGTGCGCTTCGAGCTGGACGGCATCGATTCCATTGCGAAACTGGTGGCCGAGGGGCTGGGGGTGGCGGTGCTGCCCGACTGGGCCGTCATGGGCGAACCGACCGCGCGAGTGAAGCGCTGGCCCTTGCCGGTGCCCTGCCCGGTGCGCACGGTGGGCGCGATCTGGCAGCGCGCCGGTGTGCGTTCGGAACTGATGCGGGCGTTCGTCGCATTGACCGAATCGCAGCTGGGTTTGACGCGCGATCAGGCTTAG
- a CDS encoding amidohydrolase family protein gives MTDLLLKNVRVVANNAADVVDVLVRGGRILQIQSGIQAPADLPVEDGGGALLLPGLVEGHTHLDKTNWDSPWYVNAVGPALTDRIENERTWRASTGHDAASHARALALAFLREGTTRIRSHVDVDTDAGLRHLDGVHATREALAGRVEIQTVAFPQSGLLVRPGTADLLDQALAQGADVLGGLDPSAIDRDPAQSLDVLFGLADKHGKPVDIHLHEPGELGAFTLDLILDRVQALGMQGKVVISHAFCLGGIDAKRLEGLLKRLATLDVAVLTTAPPSRPVPSVRACREAGVTIFGGNDGIRDTWTPYGSPDMLARAMMIGLRNDLRRDDEVEWAFDCVTGAAARACGFADYGLMPGARADLVLVDASCVAEAVVTRKPRRLVVTHGVVAARNGQDAIA, from the coding sequence ATGACCGACCTGCTGTTGAAAAACGTCCGCGTTGTGGCGAACAATGCCGCCGATGTTGTCGATGTGTTGGTGCGCGGTGGGCGCATCCTGCAAATCCAATCGGGTATCCAGGCGCCAGCCGACCTTCCTGTTGAGGATGGCGGCGGCGCCTTGCTGTTGCCGGGGCTGGTTGAAGGCCATACCCACCTGGACAAGACCAACTGGGATTCGCCTTGGTATGTGAATGCGGTTGGCCCCGCCCTGACCGACCGCATAGAAAACGAACGCACCTGGCGAGCCAGTACCGGCCACGACGCGGCCAGCCATGCGCGCGCGTTGGCGCTGGCTTTCCTGCGCGAAGGCACCACCCGCATCCGCAGCCATGTTGACGTGGACACCGACGCGGGCCTGCGCCATTTGGATGGCGTGCATGCCACCCGCGAAGCCTTGGCGGGCCGCGTGGAAATCCAGACCGTGGCCTTTCCGCAATCGGGCTTGTTGGTGCGCCCCGGCACGGCCGACCTGTTGGACCAGGCGCTGGCGCAAGGCGCTGATGTGTTGGGCGGACTGGACCCGTCGGCCATCGACCGCGACCCCGCCCAATCCCTGGATGTGCTGTTCGGCCTGGCCGACAAGCATGGCAAGCCGGTCGACATCCATCTGCACGAGCCCGGCGAACTGGGTGCTTTCACGCTGGATCTGATTTTGGATCGCGTCCAGGCGTTGGGCATGCAAGGCAAGGTGGTCATCAGCCATGCTTTCTGTCTGGGCGGCATTGACGCCAAGCGGCTGGAGGGACTGCTCAAACGGCTGGCGACGCTGGACGTTGCGGTGTTGACCACGGCCCCACCGTCGCGGCCGGTGCCAAGCGTGCGAGCTTGCCGCGAGGCAGGCGTGACGATCTTCGGCGGCAATGACGGCATCCGCGATACCTGGACGCCGTATGGCAGCCCCGACATGCTGGCGCGCGCCATGATGATCGGCCTGCGCAACGATCTGCGCCGCGACGACGAAGTGGAATGGGCGTTTGATTGCGTCACCGGCGCCGCCGCGCGCGCCTGTGGCTTTGCGGACTACGGCCTGATGCCGGGCGCGCGGGCTGATCTGGTGCTGGTCGACGCCAGTTGCGTGGCCGAAGCCGTGGTCACGCGCAAGCCGCGCCGTCTGGTCGTGACCCACGGCGTGGTGGCCGCCCGTAATGGCCAGGACGCCATCGCCTAA
- a CDS encoding virulence factor — protein sequence MKKWLIAGAGAAGLLISSLAFARVDVGISIGLPGVVYPAPVYVAPAPVYVAPPPPVYYRPAPVYVAPPVVYPAPVYYRGGPHWRGGPPPRYYGPGPGHYRGHGHGKGHGDWRR from the coding sequence ATGAAAAAATGGCTTATTGCTGGTGCCGGTGCCGCGGGTCTGCTGATTTCCAGCCTGGCCTTCGCCCGAGTGGATGTGGGAATTTCCATCGGCCTGCCCGGCGTGGTGTACCCCGCCCCGGTGTACGTGGCGCCCGCTCCTGTTTACGTGGCGCCTCCCCCTCCCGTGTACTACCGTCCCGCGCCCGTCTATGTGGCGCCTCCGGTGGTTTACCCCGCCCCGGTCTATTACCGTGGCGGTCCCCACTGGCGCGGCGGCCCGCCCCCGCGTTATTACGGCCCCGGCCCCGGCCATTACCGTGGCCATGGCCATGGAAAGGGACACGGCGACTGGCGCCGTTAA
- a CDS encoding ASCH domain-containing protein, whose product MKRQSLQFSEPLKQAVLAGLKVQSRRILKPQPSKPTTVWYADAADSGRWVAMGPNRDNPCELRKTSSWVRCPYGKIGESIILTDEAGNGFATALIVGVRIQRLQSLTEADARAEGTEAMYQSSALLPGVPLQTAFALMWCERYGSHAWAANPWVWVVEFRGAQSI is encoded by the coding sequence ATGAAAAGGCAGTCACTTCAATTCAGCGAACCGCTCAAGCAAGCCGTCCTGGCTGGCTTGAAAGTGCAGAGTCGCCGCATTCTGAAGCCCCAACCCTCCAAACCCACGACGGTTTGGTATGCGGACGCCGCCGATTCCGGCCGCTGGGTGGCAATGGGTCCTAATCGCGATAACCCCTGCGAATTACGCAAAACGTCCAGCTGGGTCAGGTGCCCTTACGGAAAAATCGGCGAAAGCATTATCCTGACCGACGAGGCGGGTAATGGATTCGCAACGGCGCTTATTGTGGGGGTACGCATTCAGCGCCTGCAAAGCCTGACCGAAGCCGACGCGCGCGCCGAGGGCACGGAAGCCATGTACCAATCCTCGGCGTTATTACCGGGCGTTCCCCTTCAAACAGCGTTTGCGTTGATGTGGTGCGAACGCTACGGTTCGCACGCCTGGGCGGCAAACCCTTGGGTCTGGGTCGTGGAATTCCGTGGAGCTCAGTCAATCTGA
- a CDS encoding deaminated glutathione amidase, producing the protein MLKVALGQFAVSRVWEENAQVCIDLMERARAGGAGLLVLPEGILARDITDPQIVLKAAQPLDGPFMTRLLEASRGSSLATMMCVHVPTGEGRVWNTLVTVQDGRIVSQYRKLHLYDAFTMKESTNVTAGTELPPLLDIAGLRVGLMTCYDVRFPELARRLALDGADLLVLPAAWVRGPLKEMHWEVLVTARALENTCYVAATGECGERNIGCSMVVDPLGVVTARAGEAPALVFADIDPERLAHARKVLPVLANRRFAPPELA; encoded by the coding sequence ATGTTGAAAGTCGCTTTGGGCCAGTTCGCCGTGAGCCGGGTCTGGGAAGAAAACGCGCAGGTCTGCATTGACCTGATGGAGCGCGCCCGCGCAGGCGGCGCGGGGCTTTTGGTCTTGCCCGAAGGCATCCTGGCCCGCGACATTACCGACCCGCAAATCGTGCTGAAAGCGGCTCAGCCGCTGGACGGCCCTTTCATGACCCGGCTGCTTGAAGCCAGCCGTGGTTCGTCGCTTGCCACCATGATGTGCGTGCACGTTCCAACAGGCGAAGGGCGGGTCTGGAATACTTTGGTTACCGTCCAGGACGGCCGCATCGTGTCGCAATACCGCAAGTTGCACCTGTATGACGCCTTCACGATGAAGGAATCCACCAACGTCACGGCCGGCACCGAGCTTCCGCCGTTGCTGGACATCGCCGGCCTGCGCGTGGGGCTCATGACCTGCTACGACGTGCGCTTCCCTGAATTGGCGCGCCGCCTGGCGCTGGACGGGGCCGACCTGCTGGTGCTGCCGGCGGCCTGGGTGCGCGGCCCGCTGAAGGAAATGCATTGGGAAGTGCTGGTTACGGCACGCGCGCTGGAAAACACCTGCTACGTGGCGGCCACCGGGGAATGCGGTGAACGCAATATCGGCTGCAGCATGGTGGTGGACCCGCTTGGCGTGGTGACGGCGCGCGCGGGCGAGGCGCCGGCGCTGGTGTTTGCCGATATCGACCCGGAACGCCTGGCACATGCGCGCAAGGTGCTGCCGGTGCTGGCCAACCGCCGCTTTGCACCGCCCGAACTGGCTTAG
- a CDS encoding ABC transporter permease, with amino-acid sequence MLRYLLNRLVGLVAVMFIVATIVFVIIRVTPGDPAAVMLGPQASQQDIAALRAQLGLDQPMALQYVSWLGKLLQGDLGQSIFMNKPVLSALADRAEPTILLTLMSLLIASAIALPVGILSAVKRGTTLDQSVLSFSMFTSSVPSFWLGLLLMQIFSVKLGWLPVSGYGGPDASLATRLSHLILPAVVLGLVNSALITRFIRASMLDVLRDDYVRTARAKGLPESKVILKHAVRNALIPILTVLGLTTALLISGAVVTETVFGLPGVGSLVVSAVLRRDYPVIQGALLIIAAIYVLINLIIDLLYLLVDPRVRY; translated from the coding sequence GTGTTGCGTTATCTTTTAAACCGCTTGGTCGGGCTGGTGGCTGTGATGTTTATCGTCGCGACCATTGTGTTCGTCATTATTCGCGTCACGCCCGGTGACCCGGCCGCGGTGATGCTTGGGCCGCAGGCCAGCCAGCAGGACATCGCGGCGCTGCGCGCGCAGTTGGGGCTGGACCAGCCCATGGCGCTGCAATATGTGTCGTGGCTGGGCAAGCTGCTGCAAGGCGATCTGGGCCAGTCCATCTTCATGAACAAGCCCGTGCTATCCGCCTTGGCCGACCGCGCCGAGCCCACGATTCTTCTGACGCTGATGTCGCTGCTGATCGCCAGCGCCATCGCGCTGCCGGTGGGCATTCTGTCCGCGGTCAAGCGCGGCACCACGCTGGACCAGTCGGTGCTGTCGTTTTCGATGTTTACTTCCAGCGTGCCCAGCTTCTGGCTGGGCTTGCTGCTGATGCAGATTTTCTCGGTCAAGCTGGGCTGGCTGCCGGTGTCGGGCTATGGCGGTCCGGACGCATCGCTGGCCACGCGCCTGTCGCATTTGATCCTGCCCGCCGTGGTGCTGGGGCTGGTGAATTCCGCGCTGATCACTCGCTTCATCCGCGCCAGCATGCTGGACGTGCTGCGCGACGACTACGTGCGCACCGCGCGGGCCAAGGGTCTGCCGGAAAGCAAGGTCATCCTGAAGCACGCCGTGCGCAACGCGCTGATCCCCATCCTGACCGTGCTGGGGCTTACCACCGCGCTCTTGATCAGCGGCGCCGTCGTGACCGAAACCGTGTTCGGCCTGCCCGGCGTGGGCAGCCTGGTGGTGTCGGCCGTGCTGCGCCGCGACTATCCCGTCATCCAGGGCGCGCTGCTGATCATCGCGGCCATCTACGTCCTGATCAATCTGATCATCGACCTGCTGTACCTGCTGGTCG
- a CDS encoding amino acid deaminase, with protein MTNSSSPAALLDVNGKGLGAFPESCTTAGVAALNWNLLNEDVSLPVAVLYEARVRHNLQWMQQFMEAYHVKLAPHGKTTMSPALFKRQIDNGAWGITLATAPQVLAAYQHGIRRVLMANQLVGRANMAIIARLLQDPAFTYFCIVDSPANAAQLGKFFGEQGLTLPVLIELGPTGGRTGVRDDAQLQAVVEEIGRWPALALAGIEVYEGVLQEESAIRAFLRRATDALRGLATAGRLRKNGPALISGAGSAWFDVVAEEFSQLDIGAPLEVVLRPGCYLSHDVGVYRSAAERINAHNPVAQKMEPGLLPALQVWAYVQSLPEPGRAIIALGKRDAAFDAGLPTPALHFRPGLTRPDLTRPDQDTPSAAPQAWKLTAMMDQHAFMQIADGDDIQVGDMIAFDISHPCLTFDKWRQVLLVDEQYRVTDVAETFF; from the coding sequence ATGACGAATTCATCTTCCCCCGCCGCCTTGTTGGATGTGAACGGCAAAGGCCTGGGCGCGTTCCCCGAGTCCTGTACGACGGCCGGTGTGGCCGCGCTGAACTGGAACCTGCTGAACGAAGACGTCAGCCTGCCCGTGGCGGTGTTGTACGAAGCGCGCGTGCGCCACAACCTGCAATGGATGCAGCAGTTCATGGAGGCCTACCACGTCAAGCTGGCGCCCCACGGCAAGACCACGATGAGCCCCGCCCTGTTCAAGCGCCAGATCGACAACGGCGCGTGGGGCATCACACTGGCCACCGCGCCGCAAGTGCTGGCCGCGTATCAACACGGCATCCGCCGCGTGCTGATGGCCAACCAATTGGTGGGCCGCGCCAACATGGCCATCATTGCGCGCCTGCTGCAAGACCCCGCGTTCACCTACTTCTGCATTGTCGATTCGCCCGCCAACGCCGCCCAGTTGGGCAAGTTCTTCGGTGAGCAGGGCCTGACCCTGCCGGTGCTGATCGAACTCGGTCCCACGGGCGGACGCACCGGCGTGCGCGACGACGCACAGTTGCAGGCCGTGGTTGAAGAAATCGGCCGCTGGCCCGCCCTGGCACTGGCCGGCATTGAAGTCTATGAAGGCGTATTGCAGGAAGAAAGCGCCATCCGCGCCTTCCTGCGCCGCGCCACCGATGCCCTGCGCGGGCTGGCCACCGCCGGCCGTTTGCGCAAGAACGGCCCTGCCCTCATCTCTGGCGCGGGTTCGGCCTGGTTCGACGTGGTGGCCGAGGAATTCTCGCAACTGGATATCGGCGCGCCGCTGGAAGTGGTGCTGCGCCCCGGTTGCTACCTGTCGCACGACGTGGGCGTCTACCGCTCGGCGGCTGAACGCATCAACGCCCACAACCCCGTGGCGCAAAAGATGGAACCGGGCCTCTTGCCCGCCTTGCAGGTCTGGGCCTATGTGCAATCACTGCCCGAACCCGGCCGCGCCATCATTGCCCTGGGCAAGCGCGACGCCGCGTTTGACGCCGGCCTGCCCACACCCGCCCTGCACTTCCGGCCCGGCCTGACGCGGCCCGACCTGACGCGGCCCGACCAAGACACGCCCAGCGCGGCGCCGCAAGCCTGGAAGCTGACCGCCATGATGGACCAGCATGCCTTCATGCAGATCGCCGACGGCGACGACATCCAGGTCGGCGACATGATCGCCTTCGACATTTCCCACCCCTGCCTGACGTTCGACAAGTGGCGCCAGGTGCTGCTGGTGGACGAGCAATACCGCGTCACCGACGTCGCTGAAACCTTTTTCTAG